A single region of the Pontimicrobium sp. SW4 genome encodes:
- a CDS encoding PhoH family protein has protein sequence MNELIIELEEISPKEFFGAQNANIELLKKYFPKLKIVARGNKLKAFGDEELLEEFDRRLTMLMTHFGKYNKLDENVIERVLTSLSSDDYATTEASGEVLVHGVGGKLIKAQTANQRKLVESMRKNDMVFAIGPAGTGKTYTGVALAVKALKNKEVKRIILTRPAVEAGENLGFLPGDLKEKLDPYMQPLYDALRDMIPHEKLEGYIEKGIIQIAPLAFMRGRTLDNAFVILDEGQNTTHAQMKMFLTRMGKNAKFLLTGDPGQIDLPRRTISGLKEALLILKDVEGVGIIFLDDKDVIRHKLVKKVIAAYKNIENRE, from the coding sequence TTGAATGAACTAATTATCGAGCTTGAAGAGATAAGCCCAAAAGAGTTTTTTGGTGCCCAAAACGCCAACATTGAACTTCTAAAAAAATACTTCCCAAAATTAAAAATTGTTGCACGAGGAAATAAACTTAAAGCTTTTGGTGATGAAGAATTACTAGAGGAATTTGATAGACGATTGACTATGCTTATGACCCACTTTGGAAAATATAACAAGCTAGACGAAAACGTTATTGAGCGTGTACTTACAAGTCTTTCAAGTGACGATTATGCGACAACCGAAGCTAGTGGCGAGGTGTTGGTGCATGGTGTAGGAGGAAAACTTATTAAAGCGCAAACTGCTAATCAACGTAAATTAGTTGAGAGCATGCGTAAAAATGATATGGTGTTTGCTATTGGTCCAGCTGGAACAGGAAAAACCTATACAGGAGTAGCTTTAGCAGTAAAAGCATTGAAGAATAAAGAAGTCAAGCGTATTATTTTAACACGTCCAGCAGTTGAAGCTGGTGAAAACTTAGGATTTCTTCCAGGTGATTTAAAAGAAAAGTTAGACCCTTACATGCAACCTTTATATGATGCTTTAAGAGACATGATTCCTCATGAAAAGTTAGAGGGTTATATAGAAAAAGGGATTATTCAAATTGCACCTTTAGCGTTTATGCGTGGTCGTACGCTTGATAATGCCTTCGTGATTTTAGATGAAGGTCAAAACACCACACATGCGCAAATGAAAATGTTTTTAACCAGAATGGGAAAAAACGCTAAGTTTTTACTAACTGGTGATCCTGGTCAAATAGACTTACCAAGACGTACCATTTCTGGATTAAAGGAAGCTTTACTAATTTTAAAAGATGTTGAAGGTGTTGGTATTATTTTCTTGGATGATAAAGATGTAATTCGTCATAAATTGGTTAAAAAAGTTATTGCAGCATACAAAAATATTGAAAATAGAGAATAG